One Stenotrophomonas maltophilia DNA window includes the following coding sequences:
- a CDS encoding sensor domain-containing diguanylate cyclase: MGVRQWQYGTGAVLVVLLAWLAMPWPLQADVAVSGRDYLLVGGATDEPTPHRACTPQMLSGSRQQVLVAAPQEGWSGQPQALDVFNVFAGEVRVQHGDREICGNMHDARTRDSRFRAGIGLVAVPPAGSHAPFLVSWQTPLKARWVPTLRLGAPSPVQQNDTARLLMRAACIAVAIALALSALMAFLTTRDRSFLVYIAGTTVMVLWQAILGGLSGYPEPWLPVGEHGAWWLLALTAATQALVLPALWRLNGGDRVLPRSRPAQLAVLWTLMALAVLVPWLRWEHLAWVAKGLQVSYLSGCGLALMVGVWARWRGDRWAQAGLAALAPMLVLIIADACGAAWLLEYRVEALQLAVTWLLMMAAYALNQRLGRLRQQRDELRQLAETDGLTGLPNRRAGLQQLARHLERVDRERGPLVIGFLDIDLFKDINDRHGHAVGDQVLVAVARALRAAVRSQDEVVRMGGEEFLLLMPGMPREAASARLDRLRQRITEAGQALQVPGLEVTASIGLAQWRPGEDDLAGLLRRADHAMYVAKRAGRNRVFDGEELDPPALA, encoded by the coding sequence GTGGGCGTCAGGCAGTGGCAGTACGGAACAGGAGCGGTGCTGGTCGTACTGCTGGCGTGGTTGGCGATGCCGTGGCCGCTCCAGGCCGACGTGGCCGTGTCGGGCCGCGATTATCTGCTGGTGGGAGGCGCCACCGACGAACCGACCCCACATCGCGCATGCACGCCGCAGATGCTGTCCGGCTCCCGCCAGCAGGTGCTGGTAGCGGCTCCGCAGGAGGGCTGGTCGGGCCAGCCACAGGCGCTGGACGTGTTCAATGTCTTTGCCGGCGAAGTGCGGGTCCAGCACGGTGACCGCGAAATCTGCGGCAACATGCACGACGCCCGCACCCGCGACTCGCGCTTCCGCGCAGGCATCGGCCTGGTTGCGGTGCCGCCGGCGGGCAGCCACGCGCCGTTCCTGGTGTCCTGGCAGACGCCGCTGAAGGCGCGCTGGGTACCGACCCTGCGGCTGGGCGCGCCCAGCCCGGTGCAGCAGAACGACACCGCCCGCCTGCTGATGCGTGCCGCCTGCATCGCCGTGGCGATCGCATTGGCGCTGTCGGCGTTGATGGCCTTCCTGACCACCCGGGACCGCAGTTTCCTGGTCTACATCGCCGGCACCACCGTGATGGTGCTGTGGCAGGCCATCCTCGGCGGGCTGAGCGGTTATCCGGAACCCTGGCTGCCGGTGGGCGAGCACGGCGCCTGGTGGCTGCTGGCGCTGACCGCTGCGACCCAGGCACTGGTGCTGCCGGCGCTGTGGCGGCTGAACGGAGGCGACCGCGTGCTGCCTCGATCGCGCCCGGCCCAACTGGCGGTGTTGTGGACCCTGATGGCGCTGGCCGTGCTGGTGCCGTGGCTGCGCTGGGAGCATCTGGCCTGGGTCGCGAAGGGCTTGCAGGTGTCCTATCTGTCCGGATGTGGCCTGGCACTGATGGTCGGCGTCTGGGCACGCTGGCGCGGCGACCGTTGGGCGCAGGCGGGTCTGGCCGCGCTGGCACCGATGCTGGTACTGATCATCGCCGATGCCTGTGGTGCGGCGTGGCTGCTGGAATACCGGGTGGAGGCGCTGCAGCTGGCGGTGACCTGGCTGTTGATGATGGCCGCGTATGCGTTGAACCAGCGGCTGGGCCGGCTGCGCCAGCAGCGTGATGAACTTCGCCAGCTGGCCGAGACCGATGGCCTGACCGGGCTTCCCAACCGTCGCGCCGGACTGCAGCAGCTGGCCCGCCATCTGGAACGGGTGGACCGTGAGCGCGGCCCGTTGGTGATCGGCTTCCTCGACATCGACCTGTTCAAGGACATCAACGACCGCCACGGCCACGCAGTGGGCGACCAGGTGCTGGTGGCGGTGGCGCGTGCCCTGCGCGCGGCGGTGCGCAGCCAGGACGAAGTGGTGCGGATGGGCGGCGAAGAGTTCCTGCTGCTGATGCCCGGCATGCCGCGCGAGGCGGCGTCGGCGCGGCTGGACCGCCTGCGCCAGCGCATCACCGAGGCTGGCCAGGCCCTGCAGGTGCCGGGGCTGGAGGTGACTGCCAGCATCGGCCTGGCGCAGTGGCGACCGGGCGAGGACGATCTGGCCGGGCTGCTGCGGCGCGCCGACCATGCGATGTACGTGGCAAAGCGGGCGGGCCGCAACCGGGTCTTCGACGGCGAGGAGCTCGATCCGCCCGCACTGGCATGA
- a CDS encoding pseudouridine synthase, protein MTTRLNKHIADTGFCSRREADRLIAARRVTVNGHPAGTGAVVGEEDQVLVDGQPLRARVARKPGARRHVYIALNKPVGVTCTTETSVKGNIVDFVGHEQRIFPIGRLDKESEGLILMTSNGDIVNQILRAENGHQKEYLVAVNKPVTDEFLRGMARGVRIHDQMTLPCKTSRIAKFGFRITLQQGLNRQIRLMAAEFGYRVTQLRRVRIDNIKIGALKPGQWRNLTEQELQGLLPKQLDW, encoded by the coding sequence ATGACCACCCGACTCAACAAACATATCGCCGACACCGGCTTCTGCTCCCGCCGCGAGGCCGATCGCCTGATCGCCGCGCGCCGCGTTACCGTCAACGGCCATCCGGCCGGTACCGGGGCGGTGGTGGGCGAGGAAGACCAGGTGCTGGTCGACGGCCAGCCGCTGCGCGCCCGCGTGGCACGCAAGCCCGGCGCCCGCCGCCACGTCTACATCGCACTGAACAAGCCGGTAGGCGTCACCTGCACGACCGAAACTTCGGTCAAGGGCAACATCGTCGACTTCGTCGGCCACGAACAGCGCATCTTCCCGATCGGCCGCCTGGACAAGGAATCCGAGGGGTTGATCCTGATGACCAGCAACGGCGACATCGTCAATCAGATCCTGCGCGCCGAAAATGGCCACCAGAAGGAATACCTGGTGGCGGTGAACAAGCCGGTCACCGATGAGTTCCTGCGCGGCATGGCGCGCGGCGTGCGCATCCACGACCAGATGACGCTGCCGTGCAAGACCTCGCGCATCGCCAAGTTCGGCTTCCGTATCACCCTGCAGCAGGGCCTGAACCGGCAGATCCGCCTGATGGCCGCCGAATTCGGCTATCGCGTGACCCAGCTGCGCCGCGTGCGCATCGACAACATCAAGATCGGCGCGCTGAAGCCGGGCCAGTGGCGCAACCTGACCGAGCAGGAACTGCAGGGCCTGCTGCCGAAGCAGCTGGACTGGTAA
- a CDS encoding sensor domain-containing diguanylate cyclase — MIKPDKPANEALRLEALYRYRILDSQREKSFDDLVAIAKAVCGTSMAAVTLIDVERQWFKSIQGIDAAENLRSESMCGHAILQPQEIMVVEDALQDIRFHDNPVVTGDPHIRFYAGAPLISSDGLPLGTLCVFDAHPQHLPSDKAEALAALSRQVMLVMELRRFALDIQKHMLERDDYERLLSEYQDVLLAQNADLAEQSRTDALTGLPNRRAMAAALEEAVVEIDGQPGVACVALLDIDHFKHINDFQGHATGDRVLAELGVLLRSHFAGRGMAARYGGEEFVAVMPGTDLHTAELQCEFLRLAVADLPLGFPVTISIGVAQYQAGESVDDMLARADKALYRAKGNGRNRVERAG, encoded by the coding sequence ATGATCAAGCCCGACAAGCCTGCCAATGAAGCCCTTCGGCTCGAGGCGCTGTACCGCTACCGGATCCTTGATTCGCAACGCGAAAAGTCATTCGACGACCTGGTGGCGATCGCCAAGGCGGTCTGCGGTACCTCGATGGCGGCGGTGACCCTCATCGACGTCGAACGGCAGTGGTTCAAGTCGATCCAGGGCATCGACGCGGCGGAGAACCTGCGCAGCGAATCGATGTGCGGCCATGCCATCCTGCAGCCGCAGGAAATCATGGTGGTCGAGGACGCGTTGCAGGACATCCGCTTCCACGACAACCCGGTGGTGACCGGCGACCCGCACATCCGCTTCTACGCCGGTGCGCCACTGATCAGTTCCGATGGCCTGCCTCTGGGCACGTTGTGCGTGTTCGATGCACATCCGCAGCACCTGCCCAGCGACAAGGCCGAGGCACTGGCCGCACTTTCACGGCAGGTGATGCTGGTGATGGAGCTGCGCCGTTTCGCGCTCGACATCCAGAAGCACATGCTGGAACGCGATGACTACGAGCGCCTGCTGTCGGAGTACCAGGACGTGCTGCTGGCGCAGAATGCCGACCTGGCCGAGCAGAGCCGCACCGATGCGTTGACCGGCCTGCCCAACCGCCGCGCGATGGCGGCGGCACTGGAAGAGGCGGTGGTGGAGATCGATGGGCAACCGGGCGTGGCCTGCGTGGCCCTGCTGGACATCGACCACTTCAAGCACATCAACGATTTCCAGGGCCACGCCACCGGCGACCGGGTGCTGGCCGAGCTGGGCGTACTGCTGCGCTCGCATTTCGCTGGCCGTGGCATGGCGGCGCGCTATGGCGGCGAAGAGTTCGTGGCGGTAATGCCGGGCACCGACCTGCACACGGCCGAACTGCAATGCGAGTTCCTGCGCCTGGCCGTGGCTGATCTGCCCTTGGGTTTCCCGGTCACGATCAGTATTGGTGTGGCCCAGTACCAGGCAGGTGAAAGCGTGGATGACATGCTGGCGCGCGCCGACAAGGCGCTGTACCGCGCCAAGGGCAATGGCCGCAACCGGGTGGAACGGGCGGGCTGA
- a CDS encoding AAA family ATPase, translated as MLQTLAIAHYRSLHGLVLPLQPLNVVTGDNGSGKSSLYRALRLLAETAQGGVAAVLAREGGLGSALWAGPESIDRRVAAGQIPLQGGPRQASVGLKLGFTTDEFGYAIDLGYPPPSRSAFALDPQIKAEAIWAGPFLRSANLLVDRRGAMVRQRHARGWDLVDDRLSLFDSLFTQVGDPQRMPEAIALREYIRRWRFYDHFRSDADAPARQPAMATRTPVLHHDGRDLAAAWVTILEIGDPVALARSVDDAFPGATVGFEDLDGRLALRFHQPGLLRPLSMAELSDGTLRFLLLAAALHTPRPPPLLVLNEPETSLHPDLLPALARLIIAASARSQVWVVSHASRLIAALEQAPGCHSLHLHKEQGRTLLSGQGLLDAPAWHWPQR; from the coding sequence ATGCTGCAGACCCTGGCCATCGCCCACTATCGCTCGCTGCACGGGCTGGTACTGCCGCTGCAGCCGTTGAATGTAGTGACCGGTGACAACGGCAGTGGCAAGTCCAGTCTGTACCGCGCGCTACGCCTGCTGGCGGAGACCGCACAGGGCGGCGTCGCGGCGGTGCTGGCCCGCGAAGGGGGGCTCGGTTCGGCGCTGTGGGCTGGCCCCGAATCCATCGATCGCCGGGTTGCGGCCGGTCAGATCCCGCTGCAGGGCGGGCCCCGACAGGCGTCGGTGGGGTTGAAGCTGGGCTTCACCACCGACGAATTCGGCTATGCCATCGACCTGGGCTACCCGCCACCCAGCCGTTCGGCGTTTGCGCTGGATCCGCAGATCAAGGCCGAGGCGATCTGGGCCGGGCCGTTCCTGCGCAGCGCCAACCTGCTGGTCGATCGACGTGGGGCAATGGTGCGGCAACGCCATGCGCGCGGCTGGGATCTGGTCGATGACCGGTTGTCGCTGTTCGACAGTCTGTTCACCCAGGTTGGCGATCCGCAGCGCATGCCGGAAGCCATCGCCCTGCGCGAGTACATCCGTCGCTGGCGCTTCTACGACCATTTCCGCAGCGACGCCGATGCCCCGGCGCGACAACCGGCGATGGCCACGCGCACGCCGGTGCTGCATCACGACGGCCGGGATCTGGCGGCGGCCTGGGTGACCATTCTCGAGATCGGAGATCCGGTCGCGTTGGCACGCAGCGTTGATGATGCGTTCCCCGGCGCCACGGTGGGTTTCGAGGACCTGGACGGTCGACTGGCCCTGCGCTTCCACCAGCCGGGCCTGCTGCGACCATTATCGATGGCCGAACTGTCCGACGGCACACTGCGCTTCCTGCTGCTGGCCGCGGCACTGCATACGCCGCGCCCGCCGCCGCTGCTGGTGCTCAACGAACCGGAAACCAGCCTGCATCCTGACCTGCTGCCGGCGCTGGCGCGGCTGATCATCGCGGCCAGTGCGCGCAGCCAGGTGTGGGTGGTTTCACATGCCAGCCGCCTGATCGCGGCACTGGAACAGGCACCGGGTTGCCACTCGCTGCACCTGCACAAGGAACAGGGCCGCACGCTGTTGAGTGGGCAGGGCCTGCTGGATGCCCCAGCATGGCACTGGCCGCAGCGTTGA
- a CDS encoding DMT family transporter — MSTPDTRKALWQIHFCVLLWGVTAILGKLITLPALPLVWWRMLLVTAMLALLPRVWRGLRTLPLRLVAGYAGIGALVALHWLTFYGAVKLANASVAATCIALAPVFTSIIEPWVAKRPFQLRELAFGLAVLPGVALVVGGVPDGMRLGVLIGAISALLVAVFGSLNKRMVSHADPLTVTALELGAGTLTLTLLAPLMPYLLPALASPLWVVPDLHDGILLLVLAGFCTLLPFALALVALRHLSAYTVQLVTNLEPVYAVVLAVVLLREQHEVTPWFYLGVAIIVGAVFLHPLLNRRKPVQHPEILGTAEARNIAD, encoded by the coding sequence ATGAGCACACCCGACACCCGCAAAGCGCTGTGGCAGATCCACTTCTGTGTCCTGCTGTGGGGCGTCACCGCCATCCTCGGCAAGTTGATCACCCTGCCGGCGCTGCCGCTGGTGTGGTGGCGCATGCTGCTGGTGACGGCAATGTTGGCGCTGCTGCCGCGGGTCTGGCGCGGATTGCGCACGCTGCCCTTGCGGCTGGTGGCAGGCTACGCCGGCATCGGCGCGCTGGTCGCCCTGCACTGGCTGACCTTCTACGGCGCGGTGAAGCTGGCCAACGCCTCGGTGGCCGCCACGTGCATTGCGCTGGCCCCGGTGTTCACCTCGATCATCGAACCCTGGGTGGCCAAGCGACCGTTCCAGCTGCGTGAACTGGCATTCGGCCTGGCGGTGCTGCCGGGCGTGGCACTGGTGGTCGGTGGCGTACCCGATGGCATGCGCCTGGGCGTGCTGATCGGTGCGATATCGGCGCTGCTGGTGGCGGTGTTCGGCTCGCTCAACAAGCGCATGGTCAGCCACGCCGACCCGCTCACGGTCACCGCGCTGGAGCTGGGTGCGGGCACCCTCACCCTGACCCTGCTGGCACCGCTGATGCCGTACCTGCTGCCTGCCCTGGCCAGCCCGCTGTGGGTGGTCCCGGACCTGCACGACGGCATCCTGCTGCTGGTGCTGGCCGGGTTCTGCACGCTGCTGCCGTTCGCGCTGGCGCTGGTCGCACTGCGCCACCTGAGCGCCTATACGGTGCAGCTGGTGACCAACCTGGAGCCGGTCTATGCGGTGGTGCTGGCGGTGGTGCTGCTGCGCGAACAGCACGAAGTCACCCCGTGGTTCTACCTGGGCGTGGCGATCATCGTCGGCGCGGTGTTCCTGCATCCGTTGTTGAACCGCCGCAAGCCGGTGCAGCATCCGGAAATTCTCGGCACGGCCGAGGCGCGCAACATCGCCGATTGA
- a CDS encoding DUF72 domain-containing protein — MTATARQAEIRCGIGGWVFPEWRGGMFYPPGLPQREELTHASRALRCIEINGTFYRTPTAAQCAQWAAQTPEGFRFSMKAPRYLVQRRDLSSTVEAAAPFLQAALALGDRLGPLLWQFDPRHPADADALGALMAQLPKQLEGVTLQHALEVRNAEAHGPALVDAARRHGVALVIEDSDEAPLHGDVSAGFVYARIKRSQARLNEGLPAPVQQRWAERALHWSRGEPVDDLPCLAAPAPSEPREVYLLCIGAGKARNPAAAMALQRRVDGASNSSRG; from the coding sequence GTGACCGCGACCGCCCGACAGGCGGAGATCCGCTGTGGCATCGGTGGCTGGGTGTTCCCCGAATGGCGTGGCGGCATGTTCTATCCGCCAGGCCTACCGCAGCGCGAGGAACTGACCCATGCCAGCCGCGCCCTGCGCTGCATCGAAATCAACGGCACTTTCTACCGCACGCCCACCGCGGCGCAGTGTGCGCAGTGGGCCGCGCAGACGCCGGAAGGGTTCCGGTTTTCGATGAAGGCACCACGCTATCTGGTGCAGCGGCGCGACCTGTCCAGCACGGTGGAAGCGGCCGCGCCCTTCCTGCAGGCAGCACTCGCGCTCGGTGACCGGCTTGGCCCGTTGCTGTGGCAATTCGATCCGCGCCATCCGGCCGATGCCGATGCATTGGGTGCCCTGATGGCGCAGCTGCCGAAGCAACTGGAGGGGGTGACGCTGCAGCATGCGCTGGAGGTCCGCAACGCCGAGGCACATGGCCCGGCACTGGTCGACGCCGCGCGCCGCCACGGCGTGGCGCTGGTGATCGAGGACAGCGACGAGGCGCCACTACACGGCGATGTCAGTGCCGGCTTCGTCTACGCCAGGATCAAGCGCAGCCAGGCCCGCTTGAACGAGGGTCTGCCGGCACCCGTGCAGCAGCGCTGGGCCGAACGCGCGCTCCACTGGTCACGCGGCGAACCGGTGGACGACCTGCCCTGCCTGGCCGCGCCGGCACCGTCAGAGCCGCGCGAGGTCTACCTGCTGTGCATTGGTGCGGGCAAGGCACGCAACCCGGCGGCGGCGATGGCCCTGCAGCGGCGGGTAGATGGGGCCAGCAATTCCTCACGCGGATAG
- a CDS encoding VOC family protein yields the protein MGENGQPSSGSTIIPCLRYRDAQAAIDWLQRAFGFHAKAVYADGDTEFHAQLTFGSGMIMLGSASNQSAWSEHAAMPDEVGGRQTQSACVIVTDADAHYARAKAAGARIVIDIADQDYGGRGYACADPEGYLWWFGSYDPWRADHDQ from the coding sequence ATGGGCGAGAACGGCCAACCCAGCAGCGGCTCCACCATCATTCCGTGCCTGCGCTACCGCGACGCGCAGGCCGCCATCGACTGGCTGCAGCGCGCCTTCGGCTTCCATGCCAAGGCCGTGTACGCCGATGGCGATACGGAATTCCATGCGCAGCTGACCTTCGGCAGCGGCATGATCATGCTCGGCTCGGCCAGCAACCAGAGCGCGTGGAGCGAGCACGCGGCGATGCCTGACGAGGTCGGCGGACGCCAGACCCAGAGCGCCTGCGTGATCGTCACCGATGCCGATGCGCACTATGCCCGGGCCAAGGCCGCCGGCGCGCGCATCGTCATCGACATCGCCGACCAGGACTACGGCGGCCGTGGCTACGCCTGCGCCGACCCGGAAGGCTACCTGTGGTGGTTCGGCAGCTACGACCCGTGGCGCGCGGACCACGATCAGTGA
- a CDS encoding serine hydrolase, giving the protein MKPWIGGAVLLACTTMASAATPAQLQDLDATVERVRAQFDVPGIAVAVVKDGEVVLERGWGVREQGKPEPVQADTLFAIASNTKAFTATSLNLLAEDGKLKMDDKVIDHLPSFRMSDPFVTGQMTIRDLLSHRSGLSLGAGDLLFWPTTSYSNAEVVERLGKVPLKGGFRESYAYDNILYAVAQQVIEHVSGMSYQQFLQTRIFDKVGMTGTRYNADHLKPGDKAAVGHAKYDFKDLRTVAPLTWSNNAGAGGIYSSAHDMARWMQVQLAAGKLADGTVLFTDKSQQQMWRMITPQSIPAPSVPELAPARANFAGYGEGWSLSDYRGQKLVWHTGGWPGMVSRLTLVPGEKLGVVVLTNQEVGAAFNAITLSVLDAYLGGEKHDWVDAYAKAVAKGQDKADEAWAKHQGARDKSSKLSLALAGYTGTFRDRWYGDMQISAEGKGLRLRFMKTAQLSGRLEHWQHDTFIVRWDDRSLNADAFVNFSLDPDGKVREVRMQSISDLTDFSFDFQDLLFAPVK; this is encoded by the coding sequence ATGAAACCCTGGATTGGAGGAGCCGTGCTGCTGGCGTGCACGACCATGGCGAGCGCTGCCACCCCCGCGCAGCTGCAGGACCTGGATGCGACCGTCGAGCGCGTGCGCGCGCAGTTCGACGTGCCCGGCATTGCCGTGGCGGTGGTCAAGGATGGCGAGGTGGTGCTGGAGCGCGGCTGGGGCGTGCGCGAGCAGGGCAAGCCGGAGCCGGTGCAGGCCGATACGCTGTTCGCCATCGCTTCCAACACCAAGGCGTTCACCGCCACCTCGCTGAACCTGCTGGCCGAGGACGGCAAGCTGAAGATGGACGACAAGGTGATCGACCACCTGCCGTCGTTCCGCATGTCCGACCCGTTCGTGACCGGGCAGATGACGATCCGCGACCTGCTGTCGCATCGCAGTGGCCTGAGCCTGGGCGCCGGTGACCTGCTGTTCTGGCCAACCACCTCCTACAGCAATGCTGAAGTAGTGGAGCGGCTGGGCAAGGTGCCGCTGAAGGGCGGTTTCCGCGAGAGCTACGCCTACGACAACATCCTGTACGCGGTCGCCCAGCAGGTGATCGAGCATGTCTCCGGCATGAGCTACCAGCAGTTCCTGCAGACCCGCATCTTCGACAAGGTGGGCATGACCGGCACGCGCTACAACGCCGATCACCTGAAGCCGGGCGACAAGGCTGCGGTCGGCCACGCCAAGTACGATTTCAAGGACCTGCGCACCGTTGCACCGCTGACCTGGTCGAACAATGCCGGTGCCGGTGGCATCTATTCCAGTGCGCACGACATGGCGCGCTGGATGCAGGTGCAGCTGGCTGCGGGCAAGCTGGCCGATGGCACCGTGCTGTTCACCGACAAGAGCCAGCAGCAGATGTGGCGGATGATCACGCCGCAGTCGATCCCGGCGCCGAGCGTGCCGGAGCTGGCACCGGCGCGGGCCAACTTTGCCGGCTACGGCGAAGGCTGGAGCCTGAGCGACTACCGTGGCCAGAAGCTGGTCTGGCACACCGGTGGCTGGCCGGGCATGGTTTCGCGGCTGACCCTGGTGCCGGGCGAGAAGCTGGGCGTGGTGGTACTGACCAACCAGGAAGTGGGCGCGGCGTTCAATGCGATCACCCTGAGCGTGCTTGATGCTTACCTGGGCGGTGAGAAGCACGACTGGGTGGACGCCTATGCCAAGGCCGTGGCCAAGGGCCAGGACAAGGCCGACGAGGCCTGGGCCAAGCACCAGGGCGCGCGCGACAAGAGCAGCAAGCTGTCACTGGCACTGGCCGGCTACACCGGCACCTTCCGTGACCGCTGGTATGGCGACATGCAGATCAGTGCCGAGGGCAAGGGCCTTCGCCTGCGTTTCATGAAAACCGCACAGCTGAGCGGACGCCTGGAGCACTGGCAGCACGACACCTTCATCGTGCGCTGGGACGACCGTTCGCTCAACGCCGACGCGTTCGTGAACTTCAGCCTGGACCCGGACGGAAAGGTACGCGAGGTGCGCATGCAGTCGATCTCCGACCTGACCGATTTCAGCTTCGATTTCCAGGACCTGCTGTTCGCCCCGGTGAAATGA
- the smrA gene encoding multidrug efflux ABC transporter SmrA: MFRWFESLIPVFPPVDGRMPPRKVLPFYLHYLRPVWPVLLATLIAGLLLALVEVAMFDYLGRIVDMVAEQPGADFFKRHANELGWMLFITVIARPILVGLHNLLVNQAIVPGLSNRSRWLMHNYVVRQSLSFFQNDFAGSVANRVMQTGTSLRESAVQMVDSLWYIVVYTGTALYLFAQADWRLMVPLILWLLAYAVIMVYFVPRAKERAWIASEARSKAMGRIVDGYTNIPTLKLFAHGGREQAYVAESIQELAVKHRAQTRVTTGMDLTIAIVNGFLIAGTCGLALWLWNGGHITVGAITLATGLVIRIHNMSGWIMWTINGIFEDIGTVQDGITTIAQPLTVQDREDAVPLRVTRGGVHFQDIHFHYGKKGGVIAGLDLVVKPGEKIGLVGPSGAGKSTLVNVLLRLYDLESGRILIDDQDIAYVTQESLRQQIGVVTQDTSLLHRSIRDNLLYGRPDATDEQLRAAVAKARAEAFIDTLVDGQGRRGYDAHVGERGVKLSGGQRQRIAIARVLLKDAPILVLDEATSALDSEVEAAIQDSLDQLMGGKTVIAIAHRLSTIARMDRLVVMDQGRIVETGTHAELIAAGGLYARLWARQTGGFVAADQ, translated from the coding sequence ATGTTCCGTTGGTTTGAATCCCTGATTCCGGTGTTCCCGCCCGTGGACGGGCGCATGCCGCCGCGCAAGGTACTGCCGTTCTACCTGCACTACCTGCGCCCAGTGTGGCCGGTGCTGCTGGCGACTCTGATCGCCGGCCTGCTGCTGGCGCTGGTGGAAGTGGCGATGTTCGATTACCTGGGCCGCATCGTCGACATGGTCGCCGAGCAGCCGGGGGCCGATTTCTTCAAGCGCCATGCCAATGAACTGGGCTGGATGCTGTTCATCACGGTCATCGCGCGGCCGATCCTGGTCGGCCTGCACAACCTGCTGGTCAACCAGGCCATCGTGCCCGGCCTGAGCAACCGCTCGCGCTGGCTGATGCACAACTACGTGGTGCGGCAGAGCCTGAGCTTCTTCCAGAACGACTTCGCCGGCAGCGTCGCCAACCGGGTGATGCAGACCGGTACCTCGCTGCGCGAGTCGGCGGTGCAGATGGTCGACTCGCTCTGGTACATCGTGGTCTACACCGGCACCGCGCTGTACCTGTTCGCGCAGGCCGACTGGCGGCTGATGGTGCCGCTGATCCTGTGGCTGCTGGCCTATGCGGTGATCATGGTCTACTTCGTGCCGCGCGCGAAGGAACGGGCCTGGATTGCGTCCGAAGCGCGTTCCAAGGCGATGGGCCGCATCGTAGATGGCTACACCAACATTCCCACGTTGAAGCTGTTCGCCCATGGCGGCCGCGAGCAGGCCTACGTCGCCGAGTCGATCCAGGAACTGGCGGTCAAGCACCGCGCGCAGACCCGGGTGACCACCGGCATGGACCTGACCATCGCCATCGTCAACGGTTTCCTGATTGCCGGTACCTGTGGGCTGGCGCTGTGGCTATGGAATGGCGGCCATATCACCGTTGGCGCGATCACGCTGGCGACCGGCCTGGTGATCCGCATCCACAACATGTCCGGCTGGATCATGTGGACCATCAACGGCATCTTCGAGGACATCGGCACGGTGCAGGATGGCATCACCACCATCGCCCAGCCGCTGACGGTGCAGGACCGCGAGGATGCGGTGCCGTTGCGGGTGACCCGTGGCGGCGTGCACTTCCAGGACATCCATTTCCACTACGGCAAGAAGGGCGGCGTGATCGCAGGCCTGGACCTGGTGGTGAAGCCGGGCGAGAAGATCGGCCTGGTCGGTCCCTCGGGTGCCGGCAAGTCGACCCTGGTCAATGTGCTGCTGCGCCTGTACGACCTGGAGAGCGGCCGCATCCTGATCGACGACCAGGACATTGCCTACGTTACCCAGGAAAGCCTGCGCCAGCAGATCGGCGTGGTCACCCAGGACACCTCGCTGCTGCATCGCTCGATCCGCGACAACCTGTTGTACGGCCGTCCCGACGCGACCGATGAGCAGCTGCGCGCAGCCGTAGCCAAGGCACGTGCCGAGGCCTTCATTGATACGCTGGTGGACGGGCAGGGGCGTCGTGGCTACGACGCACATGTCGGCGAGCGTGGCGTGAAGCTGTCCGGTGGCCAGCGCCAGCGCATCGCCATTGCCCGCGTGCTGCTGAAGGACGCACCGATCCTGGTGCTGGACGAAGCGACTTCGGCGCTGGACTCGGAAGTGGAAGCGGCGATCCAGGACAGCCTCGACCAGCTGATGGGCGGCAAGACGGTGATCGCGATCGCACACCGGTTGTCGACCATCGCGCGCATGGACCGGTTGGTGGTGATGGACCAGGGCCGCATCGTCGAGACCGGCACCCATGCCGAATTGATTGCGGCCGGTGGCCTGTACGCGCGGTTGTGGGCGCGGCAGACTGGTGGCTTCGTGGCTGCAGACCAGTAG